From Nycticebus coucang isolate mNycCou1 chromosome 6, mNycCou1.pri, whole genome shotgun sequence, the proteins below share one genomic window:
- the BCL2A1 gene encoding LOW QUALITY PROTEIN: bcl-2-related protein A1 (The sequence of the model RefSeq protein was modified relative to this genomic sequence to represent the inferred CDS: inserted 1 base in 1 codon; deleted 1 base in 1 codon) yields MMQTEILQASIYHHVSRPCQEAFASNCLINFQIDLLTTLLFTRQKMTDCEFGYIHRLAQDYLQYVLQIQQPGSGPSKTSRVLQNVAFSVQEEVEKSLKPCLDNFNVVSIDTARTIFNQVMEKEFEDGIINWGRIVTIFAFGGILLKKLLRQQIALDVDTYKEISYFVAEFIMNYTGEWIRQNGGWEHGFVKKFEPKSGWLAFLEVIRTICEMLXPPELMTKKDTPHCETCLIFLTLTRTTVNTYFYFYKKL; encoded by the exons ATGATGCAAACAGAAATTCTTCAAGCCTCCATATATCATCATGTGTCACGACCCTGCCAGGAAGCGTTCGCTTCCAATTGCCTCATCAACTTCCAAATCGACCTGCTCACGACGCTGCTCTTCACCAGGCAGAAGATGACTGACTGTGAGTTTGGATATATTCACAGGCTGGCTCAGGACTATCTGCAGTATGTCCTACAAATACAGCAACCTGGATCAGGTCCAAGCAAAACGTCCAGAGTGCTACAAAACGTTGCATTCTCAGTCCAAGAAGAGGTGGAAAAGAGTCTGAAACCATGCTTGGACAATTTTAATGTTGTATCCATAGATACTGCCAGAACAATATTCAATCAAGTGATGGAAAAGGAATTTGAAGACGGCATCATTAACTGGGGCAGGATTGTGACCATATTTGCCTTCGGAGGTATTCTCCTCAAGAAACTTCTCCGACAGCAAATTGCCCTGGATGTGGATACTTATAAGGAGATTTCTTATTTTGTTGCTGAGTTCATAATGAATTACACAGGAGAATGGATAAGGCAAAATGGAGGCTGG GAACATGGCTTTGTAAAGAAGTTTGAACCTAAATCTGGCTGGCTGGCTTTTCTGGAAGTTATAAGAACAATCTGTGAAATGC CCCCTCCTGAACTAATGACCAAAAAGGACACTCCACATTGTGAAACCTGCCTCATTTTCCTGACTCTTACGAGAACT ACCGTCAACACATACTTCTACTTTTACAAAAAACTTTAA